The Oryctolagus cuniculus chromosome 12, mOryCun1.1, whole genome shotgun sequence genomic interval ccaagttctttggctgCTGCACTCACAtgcgaagaaactcctggctcctcattttgaGCCAGTCCCAGACACTGGGGTCattagaggaatgaaccagcagatagaagatctctctctaactctgcttttcaaataaataaataaaccttctttaAGGATTAAATCAATataatttaagaataaatatttgagcacaataatattaagaaaattatatCCCTTGAATGAGTAGCAATATATAGTGCTATGGAATTCAGTGAAAAGTCACTTGTCTTTTCCACAATTTCATCATAGCTGTTTTCATCTCCTCATTTCTCAACGTGTAGATGACAGGGTTCAAGAGTGGAGTGAAAATGGTATAAAACACCGACAGGAGCTTATCCACAGAAAATCTACTGAAAGGCcacacataaatgaaaatgcagggtCCAAAGAACAGTGTGACTACCATGATATGTGCAGAGCAAGTAGAAAGTGCTTTGCTTACACCACCAGCTGCACGCTGTTGGACAGTGAGGAGGATCCCAGTGTAGGAGATCACGAGGAGCAGAAAACAACTCACGGAAAGCAAGCCACTGTCTGAGATCATAAGTATATCCAAGACATAAGTATCTACACAGGCAAGCTTGATGACAAGGGGGAGGTCACAGAAGAAGCTGTCTACCTCGTTGGGGCCACAGTAAGGTAAATTCACAGTGAAAGCTATTTGACTGATGGAGTGCACAAATCCAATGACCCAAGAAACTAACACCAGCCTCATACAAGTCTCCCGGCTCATCCTAGTCATGTAATGCAAAGGTTTACATATGGCCACATATCTGTCATAGGCCATAGAAACCAGCAGCACCATCTCAGCTCCACCAGTAAAGTGCAATAAAAAGATTTGAGCCATACATCCTCCAAAGGAGATGAGCTTTTGATCACTAAGGAAATCCATAATCATCTTGGGGGTGGCAAATGAGGAGAGCCACATGTCCAGGAAAGATAGATTCCCTAGTAGGAAGTACATGGGGGAGGAATGCAAGCGAGGGTCAGAAATCACAGTAACCACAATGAGGAGATTGCCCAGCATAATGGCAATATAGATACCAGAGAAAAGTACAAATAAAACACATTGGAGATAATATGATTTGCAGAGCCCATGCAACAAAAATTCTGACACCACAGAATAATTCTGCACAGCCATCATCCCAGGTTGCAGACTTGGTCTGAGTctatacaaaagaaagaaaatcctgtcatttatgaCAAAATAGCTGAAACTTGATGAAATTATATTAAATACAATAAACCAGGCCCCAAAACCAAATATCCTGTGCCTTCGTTTATATACAGAatgtttaaaagtttaatttacaGAAAAGTAAAACAGAATTACCTAAAGTTGAGCAGTGGGAAGGTTGGGGCAAAGCTGGTCAAAGGACACAGAATTCCAGTTGAACAGGATGATTAAGTTCAAGATATCTATTACATATCACGGTGGTTATAGCTAGTGCAATGCACTGTGTATTTGCAAACTGCTAAGGgattagattttaaatgttctcaccaaacacacaaaaatgtaaCTCTGTGGGGTAATGTATATGTTAACTAGTTGATTTAGCCACTCCACAATGAGCATATATATCAGAACATCATGTTGCATAATATAAATACATGCTGTTTCAATTTAGCTATTTGCAAATTgaaaggaagtaaggaaggaagaagtgaagagaaatagagatagacaatgaaggaagaggagggagaggtggagaaagagaaagagaaggaagagggtgaGAAGATGGAAAAGGAGGAGAagtagggaaggaaggaaggaagaaggagggagaggaagggaggaggtaacagagagagggtgggagggagggagagagggagggaaggagtaaGTAAGTTAGCTAGTTACTTGGGATGGAGGGAAGAAGATATAATTATATGATGCCTGTCAACAAGCAGGCACATGAAAGTGATCAACTAATTGTTATTGTAATATAATTTTTCCTATGGTAAATAATCTAAAATATAATGTTTGGAAGATTATAAACAAGCACATCCAATATGTGCATTTGCCTTTTCCAGACATCAGTGTTTTCTTAGAggctttgggcatttgggaaggctTCAGCACAGGTGAGAGGTATGgagattttttctctctcttctatggcctttATCTATGAGAAAACATAGAGACAGTCAAGTCAGAGAGTAAAACAAAAATCCTAGTAGGATAAGAATACGAAGATTATCAGAATGATACTACATTCTTCCCATCCACATAGATGTTCATCTAAAGGGAAATTTTTCATAAGATAGGACCAAAACATTGgaattaaaatttgatttaaaaagagGCACCatgtaaaacacaaaaaattgcttagaaaaactttgaaatcaatgcatatgaATGATAGTCACAAAGCTCAAAGACAGTCATTATGGAGAAAAGTGGAAGTTTtccaagaaaccaaaaatagatTTGTCCTATGACCCAGCTAtactgatgtaggcaggcatacaggttaaaattgataaggtttgtgagctggaagaccacgcctttaccatgcccctgtgtgacctcatgctcctacctggccacacctgtgcacccactggccaatcaggttaattaaccactcctctttgaaagtggattaaaagcctgggacatggtgtgcccGCCCCTTCCATTccttggcctcttgccagtaggaGCCTTGCTGCGGCCCTGCACATGCAGGGCAGGCACGTGGCCTTCTGGCCACCTGCCCcgtgcttcctggcctagatgctcctcctaGTGGCTGGTTCCCGGTACTTGGTATGAACCTGAGAAGACACCTGCACAACCAGCTTTTACTATGCCCTTATTATCCATTATAATAGTGCTagaaaatattatcattattttgatGTAACCTAAAGTGTAATCACATTAGCTTATTAGGCAACTAGTAGTAATAATAAGCAATGCTAAGTGTCTTTGAGCTAAGTAATCCAGTAACTACATTAAGTTGATTATCATATTGTacactcccccttccctccacctgGCCATGTGACCCTACCCTGACCCAGGTCCAGGAATGTAAAAGGGAGGTTTAAAGCTTGAGATAACAACCAGTCCCTACCCTGGAGTCAGAGACAGGTGTCTTATCAGACTTATCAGAAGTGTCAACTTGATCTGTAGCATTCCCCTAAAGCCTGCTCGTACATGATAATAAAAGCTCTGTAAGAATTGGGCTCAGGGCTTCTTGGGGGCTTCCTCTCCTGGGGGCACAGAGAGGCCCTGGTTCGAACTCATAATAAAAACGACCCTGCTAATTGGCTTCAACTTCGGTCTCTGGTGGTGAGATTTTCGGGGGACCACGGACTGCGGGCATAACAAACCCAGATTTCCTTCTCTGCTATAAATAGGggcctcactctcctatgcatctttcacactgaataaaagcttaaaaatgtaccatgctgcctcattcatttatgcctatgccagtattcagaattctctgaatattaaGCAAGAACCCACACATACTTATTAATATTggaaatttattaataagcacatggtgatttcatatggcaccccaaattccagtttTAATACCAGTTTTGAGCACATATCTGATGGAAATGAAACTAGcctatcaaagagatatctgcacctccattttcattgcagcactatttgcAACAGCCAAGACATACAATCAATCTAGGTGTCTGATAAAagataaatgaacaaagaaaatatagtatatagACGCAACAGAATGTTATTCAGCTTAAGAGTAAATTCCTGAAGCCAGTGTTTTGGCAtgggggttaagtcaccacctgcagtgctggcatcccatcccatgtgggcactggttcatgtcccagctactccacttccatttcagctccctgctaatatgcctgagaaaagcagcagaaaatggcccaagtacttgggtcctttaacctatgtgagagacccagaacacGCTTCTGActtgtggcccagccctggccattaacaacatttggggagtgaaccagcaggtggaagacatctctttctctctctctgtaaacctatttctcaaatcaataagaaaaatcttAATGAAGCAGCTAGAAAGATCATTACCCAATCCCCCTAACAGAAAGTTAGGATGCATCCTTCTGGGGAGAGGGCAATGTGAGCAGTCACAAGTGTTAATAGGCAGTCTGGGTGGTCCCCTGGTGGAAATTTGGTGCTTTCATCCCCCCAAAAGGttctttagcaagatcaaaagtgTCTGTCCTCCATCCTtagaaatctccaaatttaccatgagaatagcaagggagtggtgattccaacCTCCTGAGCTCGCAGTTTACAGTGAAAACTACCTGTCCCGCCCTTCCGGATGGTTTGTTTTACCCTGAGTACGCCAGATAAGATAAAAGATTGTAAATCAGGTTTTTTGATGGgtttttgtccccaccttgtaactgaTTGTCAATTTgtcaagttttttattttttcctcaaaattgcacttaaaaatgtctcttttataaaaagaatgtaGGAAGAAAACCAAATTGAATCATCAATTTAAACCAaggatttagaaaataaaataatttaaaaaatgggaaaaaaagaaatgcaaaaaataggtggttaaataaatatatttgagaaaGAGGAGTTGCAGGAGGGCGAAAGTTCTGTCTCCAGCCACCTAATGGgactcaaaaagagaaaaaggaaaaaaaaagttcatggaaaatatgtgttagagaaaaactatgcatggatttcaaaatttttgtcctAATATAAACTTAAcctgtaatttaattttttcacaaacattttaaatgtcaCACATTATCATGTCTCtcattctcctcctctctccaaaCAAAATCTGCAAAAACATAATGGTGAATGGCGGTAGCTGTGTGATGAACACTAGTCAACATGCTTTAAAGGGGAAAGACTCctttaagccaaaaaaaaaaaatccatattcaaGTGTAAAGGTCAATTAGGGATGATGCATAAACACAGGATACTTCCCAGACCTTGAACACAAGCTATGCATGTTTGGTAATTTTATGGAAGTGTCACCATTGTGTTATGTCAGTTACAGAATGTCATTTCTCATACTCTCAGAtgctgtttttaagaaaaatttgatCTGA includes:
- the LOC100342823 gene encoding olfactory receptor 4K14; translation: MMAVQNYSVVSEFLLHGLCKSYYLQCVLFVLFSGIYIAIMLGNLLIVVTVISDPRLHSSPMYFLLGNLSFLDMWLSSFATPKMIMDFLSDQKLISFGGCMAQIFLLHFTGGAEMVLLVSMAYDRYVAICKPLHYMTRMSRETCMRLVLVSWVIGFVHSISQIAFTVNLPYCGPNEVDSFFCDLPLVIKLACVDTYVLDILMISDSGLLSVSCFLLLVISYTGILLTVQQRAAGGVSKALSTCSAHIMVVTLFFGPCIFIYVWPFSRFSVDKLLSVFYTIFTPLLNPVIYTLRNEEMKTAMMKLWKRQVTFH